Proteins encoded within one genomic window of Halobacteroides halobius DSM 5150:
- a CDS encoding metal ABC transporter solute-binding protein, Zn/Mn family, which yields MKKKFLIFFIAVFLVVGSLLISTNSTDNLLKSDAQRINKGQLTVYTSIYPLYDLASKIAGDKLEVNLVVPNGAELHSYRPSPRKIAQLERADLFFYIGLGVESWAPKAVQNLTNVGVKTIKISQIVNLRTFGEQHKAHEHKEKEGSYDPHIWLDPINMKKIAKKIKNQFVSLDSKNKKVYQANYQQVIHKIEELNQEYKSTLKGVKQNYILVSHAAFGYLADRYGFKQLSVTGVAPHQEPSLSTLAKLTDKAKEYNLEYIFMETLANPKTVNVLAQEAGLKVLPLNPIAGLTQEEKVAGADYFSLMKENLNNLKKALVSQNERNNRDK from the coding sequence ATGAAGAAAAAGTTTTTAATTTTCTTTATAGCAGTATTTTTAGTAGTAGGTTCATTATTGATAAGTACTAATTCAACTGATAATTTACTAAAATCTGATGCGCAAAGAATCAATAAAGGCCAATTAACTGTTTATACTAGTATTTATCCACTATACGATTTAGCGAGTAAGATTGCTGGCGATAAGTTAGAAGTGAATTTGGTTGTTCCTAATGGAGCAGAATTACATAGTTACCGGCCTTCTCCACGAAAAATAGCCCAACTGGAGAGAGCAGATTTGTTTTTTTATATTGGGTTGGGGGTAGAATCTTGGGCTCCTAAAGCAGTACAAAATTTAACAAATGTGGGTGTTAAGACAATAAAGATTAGTCAGATAGTAAATTTAAGAACTTTTGGGGAGCAACATAAAGCTCATGAACACAAAGAAAAAGAGGGCAGTTATGATCCTCATATCTGGTTAGATCCTATCAATATGAAAAAAATCGCTAAAAAAATAAAGAATCAATTTGTTAGTTTAGACTCTAAAAATAAAAAAGTTTATCAAGCTAATTATCAGCAAGTTATTCATAAGATAGAAGAGCTTAATCAAGAATATAAATCTACTTTAAAAGGAGTAAAACAAAATTATATTTTAGTATCTCATGCTGCTTTTGGTTATCTAGCTGATAGATATGGGTTTAAACAATTGTCTGTCACAGGTGTGGCTCCTCATCAAGAACCTTCCTTAAGTACTTTAGCAAAACTAACTGATAAGGCTAAAGAGTACAATTTAGAGTATATCTTTATGGAGACACTAGCTAACCCTAAAACAGTTAATGTACTTGCTCAAGAAGCTGGATTAAAAGTTTTACCCCTTAATCCAATAGCAGGTTTAACTCAAGAAGAAAAGGTAGCAGGCGCAGATTATTTTTCATTGATGAAAGAAAATCTTAATAATCTAAAGAAGGCTTTGGTGAGTCAAAATGAAAGAAATAATAGAGATAAATAA
- a CDS encoding peptidoglycan DD-metalloendopeptidase family protein: MKKKQLAAIFILTMLICSFTIKTAEANYRILERGMYGRAVRKLQEDLVMLGKKVMIDGIFGPSTEDAIEEFQKQSGLPADGVVGEETWTELLKAVRYENYTVRAGDTLYDLAQDYGITVEVVKKANDLDSNLIRPGQELIIPKSALGGAIVTDFYKMVPYTVQSGDSLQSLAKRFHTTVRTIKRVNNLNSNRIRIGQELTMPKLVIDLSGSSKNVRAVDKDFIWPVNGRISSDYGWRTHPILQKKDFHGGIDVAVGRGTAVKAAKAGTVLHSGWIKGFGRTVTIDHGNGVVTLYAHNSELVVRAGQYVKQGEVIAKSGNTGLSTGPHLDFRILIDSEPVNPMQYLN, translated from the coding sequence GTGAAAAAGAAACAACTAGCAGCAATATTTATTTTAACTATGTTGATTTGCTCCTTTACTATTAAGACTGCAGAAGCTAATTATCGTATTTTAGAACGGGGAATGTATGGACGAGCAGTACGTAAATTGCAAGAAGATTTAGTAATGTTAGGAAAGAAGGTAATGATTGATGGGATCTTTGGGCCAAGTACTGAAGATGCTATAGAAGAGTTTCAAAAGCAGAGTGGTTTACCAGCCGATGGGGTTGTAGGAGAAGAGACCTGGACAGAGTTGCTAAAAGCAGTTCGTTATGAAAACTATACTGTTAGAGCAGGAGATACCTTATACGATTTAGCTCAGGACTATGGAATCACAGTAGAAGTTGTAAAAAAAGCTAATGATTTGGATTCTAACTTGATTCGACCGGGGCAAGAATTAATTATCCCTAAAAGTGCTTTAGGAGGAGCTATAGTAACCGATTTTTATAAAATGGTTCCTTATACAGTACAATCTGGTGATTCTTTACAGAGCTTAGCTAAAAGATTTCATACTACAGTTAGAACAATTAAAAGAGTAAATAATCTTAACAGTAATAGAATTAGGATTGGTCAAGAATTGACAATGCCTAAGTTAGTGATTGACTTATCAGGTAGTTCTAAAAATGTTAGAGCTGTAGATAAAGATTTTATCTGGCCTGTTAATGGGAGAATAAGCTCCGATTATGGTTGGAGAACTCATCCTATTTTACAGAAGAAAGATTTTCATGGTGGAATTGATGTTGCTGTAGGAAGAGGAACAGCGGTTAAAGCTGCTAAAGCAGGTACAGTATTACATAGTGGTTGGATTAAAGGGTTTGGTAGAACGGTTACTATTGACCATGGAAATGGAGTAGTTACTTTGTATGCTCATAATTCAGAATTAGTAGTTAGAGCTGGTCAGTATGTTAAGCAAGGAGAGGTTATTGCTAAATCAGGTAATACTGGTTTAAGTACTGGACCACATCTTGATTTTAGAATTTTAATTGATAGTGAGCCAGTTAATCCAATGCAATATTTAAATTAG
- a CDS encoding flagellar brake protein: MLNKVFIGQSVKISKQETEEYRAKIINLKRDTIRLRFFGAVEKVGFIQQGQILKLSLIKNGALYKLNVKVKNIDGLNNSCWVVKQGGFTRIQRRKHVRVPIQQEIEYKESKKSRYKKGIVLDISGGGMRIRIKELAGLELGSKIEVRSDFLPLAVNIIDVEIVRITANQDPEAEKRVYDVGVEFVDLPEVWKEEIIEWVFKEQRKLRKRGKI; this comes from the coding sequence TTGCTAAATAAAGTTTTTATTGGACAATCTGTTAAGATAAGCAAACAGGAAACAGAGGAGTACAGAGCTAAAATAATTAATTTAAAACGAGATACTATAAGATTGAGATTCTTTGGTGCTGTTGAAAAGGTAGGTTTTATTCAACAGGGCCAAATTTTAAAGTTGTCTTTAATTAAGAATGGTGCTTTATATAAGTTAAATGTAAAAGTAAAAAATATAGATGGACTTAATAATTCTTGTTGGGTAGTAAAGCAGGGAGGCTTTACAAGAATCCAACGCCGTAAGCATGTCAGAGTACCTATTCAACAAGAAATTGAATATAAAGAAAGTAAAAAAAGCAGATACAAAAAAGGAATAGTACTTGATATTAGTGGTGGAGGAATGAGGATTAGAATAAAAGAGTTAGCTGGATTGGAGTTAGGAAGTAAGATAGAGGTTAGATCAGATTTCCTTCCTTTAGCAGTAAATATAATTGATGTGGAGATTGTGAGGATAACAGCAAATCAAGATCCAGAGGCTGAGAAACGAGTTTATGATGTAGGAGTAGAATTCGTTGATTTACCAGAAGTCTGGAAAGAAGAAATAATCGAATGGGTATTTAAAGAACAAAGAAAATTAAGAAAGAGAGGAAAAATTTAA
- a CDS encoding HAMP domain-containing sensor histidine kinase, translating to MINNLFNKIMGSYILLPILILAVLVIFLPQYLEDYFVEAKQEELIRKSKLVTRLIKQDQSGNINQLLSNLEKMLNTSLVVIDQAGEIVNQGRQMGRMMQGMVNGMMGHGMMQGMMKDLGMKNHGMMGQGMMRNNPLGLKEELDKVLAGEKVVFKGMSPMLGQPVITVGIPVETDKRLALFLIAPIYGLQEMAVKIRNLTLRITLGAIIVALLLGYFITRGITRPLQKMKVQAQRIAAGNFDQQLSDLPNDEIGELGVSFNYMSQKLAQNINALAKEKTRMKEMLTSMTEGVLGIAANEKVMLANPKLKEIFSLEEEIINYNFSDYFPNELIDLVEEVLVNKKEIKREFEWQDQIITAQAAPVKGGDGQLWGIIILIRDVTEIRKLDQMRRLFVANVSHELKTPLTAVRGYLEAILDGVVNSRELEEEYLDRVLKETNRMSDLVTDILDLSRLQAGQIDFEIEEVNLISLIKSVIINLESKLEAREIIIEGSKELIIKTDASKLKEVVINLISNAIKFTDSDGEIKVQIKDNKNQVVVGIIDNGIGIPKAELSYIWERFYQVDRARKPNKEGTGLGLAIVKEIVEGLGGKIEVDSTKGEGSKFKFKLPKNYFH from the coding sequence ATGATAAATAATTTATTTAATAAGATTATGGGCAGTTATATTTTATTGCCTATTTTAATTTTAGCAGTTTTGGTTATTTTTCTTCCCCAGTATTTAGAAGATTATTTTGTTGAGGCTAAACAAGAAGAATTAATAAGAAAGAGCAAATTAGTTACTCGCCTAATTAAACAGGACCAAAGTGGTAATATTAACCAGCTACTATCTAATCTAGAGAAGATGTTAAACACTAGTTTAGTTGTTATAGATCAAGCAGGAGAAATTGTGAATCAAGGTCGGCAGATGGGTAGGATGATGCAGGGCATGGTAAATGGTATGATGGGCCACGGAATGATGCAGGGTATGATGAAGGATTTAGGAATGAAAAACCATGGCATGATGGGCCAAGGTATGATGAGAAATAATCCTCTAGGTTTAAAAGAAGAATTAGATAAAGTATTAGCAGGAGAAAAGGTGGTATTTAAAGGGATGAGTCCTATGTTAGGTCAACCCGTAATTACTGTTGGGATTCCTGTAGAGACTGACAAAAGGCTAGCTTTATTTTTAATAGCCCCTATTTATGGTTTGCAAGAGATGGCAGTTAAGATTAGAAATTTAACTTTAAGAATTACTTTAGGGGCGATTATAGTAGCCTTGTTATTAGGTTATTTTATTACTCGAGGAATTACCCGTCCTTTACAAAAGATGAAAGTACAAGCTCAAAGGATAGCTGCGGGTAACTTTGATCAACAGTTAAGTGATTTACCAAATGATGAGATTGGAGAATTAGGAGTTAGTTTTAATTATATGTCTCAAAAGTTGGCCCAAAATATAAATGCTTTAGCTAAAGAAAAGACTAGAATGAAAGAGATGTTAACTAGTATGACAGAAGGAGTATTAGGAATTGCAGCTAATGAAAAGGTTATGTTAGCCAATCCTAAGTTAAAAGAGATTTTTTCGCTTGAAGAAGAAATAATAAATTATAATTTTTCGGATTATTTTCCAAATGAGTTAATTGATCTGGTAGAAGAAGTGCTAGTTAACAAAAAAGAGATTAAAAGAGAGTTTGAATGGCAAGACCAGATTATTACAGCTCAGGCTGCTCCGGTTAAGGGTGGGGATGGTCAATTATGGGGGATTATCATTTTAATACGTGATGTAACTGAAATTAGAAAGCTTGATCAAATGAGGAGGCTATTTGTAGCAAATGTTTCTCATGAATTAAAAACTCCATTAACAGCGGTGCGAGGTTATTTAGAGGCAATCTTAGATGGGGTAGTAAATAGTAGAGAGTTAGAAGAAGAATATTTAGATCGGGTATTAAAAGAAACAAATCGGATGTCTGATTTAGTAACTGATATTTTAGATTTATCACGTTTACAAGCAGGACAAATTGATTTTGAAATAGAAGAGGTGAATTTAATTAGTTTGATTAAGTCTGTGATAATTAATCTAGAATCTAAATTAGAGGCAAGAGAAATTATTATTGAAGGATCTAAAGAGTTAATTATTAAAACCGATGCTAGCAAATTAAAAGAAGTTGTTATTAATTTAATTAGTAATGCAATTAAGTTTACAGATTCCGACGGAGAAATCAAGGTACAGATTAAAGACAATAAAAATCAAGTTGTAGTGGGCATTATTGATAATGGAATTGGAATTCCTAAAGCTGAATTATCTTATATTTGGGAGAGATTTTATCAAGTTGATAGAGCACGTAAACCCAATAAAGAAGGAACTGGATTAGGATTAGCAATAGTTAAGGAAATAGTTGAGGGATTAGGAGGAAAAATAGAAGTTGATAGTACCAAAGGAGAAGGAAGCAAATTTAAATTTAAGCTCCCTAAAAATTATTTTCATTAA
- a CDS encoding response regulator transcription factor, translated as MEDKEILIVDDDQNVHEILSLYFKKEGCSVLVANDGAEALEKADNNEPDLIILDIMMPKLDGLEVIKNIRQNNDVPVIFLSAKSEEFDRILGLELGADDYVTKPFSPREIIARAKAIFKRIKQSKQNNEPQRDLVIYSNLAIDPINREVKVKGEEIELSPKEYELLLLLAQHPNQVFKRERLYDRIWGMDHYGDMRTVDVHINWLRDKLDLDYIQTVWGVGYKFVGAKDDK; from the coding sequence ATGGAAGATAAAGAAATTTTAATTGTTGATGATGATCAGAATGTTCATGAGATTCTTAGTTTATATTTCAAAAAAGAAGGTTGCAGTGTGCTGGTAGCTAATGATGGAGCAGAGGCTCTAGAAAAAGCCGATAACAATGAACCAGATCTTATTATTTTAGATATAATGATGCCTAAATTAGATGGTTTAGAAGTGATTAAGAATATTAGGCAAAATAATGATGTTCCGGTTATTTTCTTATCAGCTAAAAGTGAAGAATTTGATCGTATATTAGGTTTAGAATTAGGGGCAGATGATTATGTAACTAAGCCATTTAGTCCCCGAGAGATAATAGCAAGGGCCAAGGCTATTTTTAAAAGAATAAAGCAAAGTAAACAGAATAATGAGCCTCAAAGAGATTTAGTTATCTATTCTAATTTAGCGATTGATCCTATTAATAGAGAAGTAAAAGTAAAGGGGGAAGAAATTGAATTATCTCCTAAAGAATATGAGTTATTGTTATTATTAGCTCAGCATCCTAATCAGGTTTTTAAGCGAGAAAGATTATATGATAGAATTTGGGGGATGGATCATTATGGAGATATGAGAACAGTTGATGTACATATTAATTGGTTAAGAGATAAATTAGATCTTGATTATATCCAAACTGTCTGGGGTGTAGGATATAAATTTGTTGGTGCTAAAGATGATAAATAA
- a CDS encoding D-glycero-alpha-D-manno-heptose-1,7-bisphosphate 7-phosphatase — protein sequence MNKAVFLDRDGVINNFKKPVNTPQELELYPWTAKAIKKLNQSGYQVYIVTNQGGIECGYLSAKDLARIHQHLIITLKEDNAIIDDIEYCPHFKTKCECRKPNPGMILKLANKYNIDLDLSFMVGDRKSDIIAGQKAGCKTIKVGSKYPQADFSVENLAAAVDIILKVKTPISN from the coding sequence ATGAATAAAGCTGTATTTTTAGACCGTGATGGTGTCATAAATAACTTTAAAAAACCTGTTAATACCCCCCAGGAATTAGAACTATACCCTTGGACTGCTAAAGCAATCAAGAAACTTAATCAAAGTGGTTATCAAGTCTATATTGTAACTAATCAAGGTGGCATTGAGTGTGGCTACCTCTCAGCAAAAGACTTAGCTAGGATTCATCAACACTTAATTATCACACTAAAGGAAGATAATGCTATAATAGATGATATTGAATATTGTCCGCACTTTAAAACCAAATGTGAATGTCGTAAACCTAATCCGGGTATGATCCTTAAATTAGCTAATAAATATAATATTGATTTAGACTTATCATTTATGGTTGGGGATCGTAAATCAGATATTATTGCAGGCCAAAAAGCTGGTTGTAAAACTATTAAAGTGGGAAGCAAATACCCCCAAGCTGATTTTTCCGTTGAAAACTTAGCTGCTGCTGTTGATATTATCCTAAAAGTTAAAACTCCTATATCTAACTAA
- a CDS encoding PLP-dependent aminotransferase family protein — MLKDIQLDKSSSIYLYLQLYNQVRDLIKAGKLSPNTKLPPIRKLAKQLGVNNVTVVKGYDLLEEEELIYKKVGRGTFVAPAKKIKIEAEAADLDQQIYIDEDTKLDRAGEINFATAAPTPDLFPIAPFKKLLNKVLERDRGYAFGYQKSQGYLPLRESISNYANRYNISANPEEIQIVSGAQQGIDILAKTFLDYGDTVFVERPTYPGAISVFKSRQANIVEIPLKEDGIDITYLEAKLKEIKPKFLYLMPNFQNPTGYSYSQTKKEKLIKLADQHDLLIIEDDCLSDLNYSDQESNALKSLDKADRVIYIKSFSKIFMPGLRLAFLIIPDCYFNDILLSKYMSDIFTDGLVQRVLDLYFKEEVWEEQLIRLKETYQVRYESMIVALREYLPNQIEFAKPNGGLNIWLELPRGISASKIKDKSLKKGVNIAPGAAFYSNQPQVNKIRLSIAAVNKQEIKEGVKRLGALLQQKLNDKEDDTWDNSVLPLV; from the coding sequence ATGCTAAAAGACATACAATTAGATAAATCATCTTCAATTTATCTTTATTTACAATTGTATAATCAAGTTAGAGATTTAATCAAAGCAGGGAAACTAAGTCCTAATACTAAGTTGCCACCTATTAGAAAGTTAGCTAAACAGTTAGGAGTCAATAATGTAACAGTAGTTAAAGGATATGATTTATTAGAAGAGGAAGAACTAATTTATAAAAAGGTAGGTAGAGGAACTTTTGTAGCACCAGCTAAAAAAATAAAAATAGAGGCAGAAGCAGCTGATTTGGATCAACAAATTTATATTGATGAAGATACTAAATTAGATCGAGCAGGTGAGATTAACTTTGCTACTGCTGCTCCAACTCCTGATTTATTTCCCATAGCTCCTTTTAAGAAATTGTTAAATAAAGTTTTAGAGAGAGATAGAGGGTATGCTTTTGGTTATCAAAAGAGTCAAGGGTATCTTCCTTTACGAGAATCAATAAGTAATTATGCAAATCGATATAATATAAGTGCCAATCCAGAGGAGATACAGATAGTATCTGGAGCTCAACAAGGAATTGATATTCTAGCCAAGACATTTTTAGATTATGGAGATACAGTTTTTGTAGAACGACCAACTTATCCTGGAGCTATTTCTGTTTTTAAATCCCGCCAGGCTAATATAGTAGAGATTCCACTAAAAGAAGATGGGATAGATATTACTTACTTAGAGGCTAAATTAAAAGAAATAAAGCCTAAATTTCTATATTTAATGCCTAATTTTCAAAATCCAACAGGTTATAGTTATTCTCAAACTAAGAAAGAGAAGCTTATCAAATTAGCTGATCAACATGATCTATTGATTATTGAAGATGATTGTTTAAGTGATTTAAATTATAGTGACCAAGAAAGTAATGCTCTAAAATCATTAGATAAAGCAGATAGAGTAATTTATATTAAAAGTTTCTCTAAAATCTTTATGCCGGGTTTAAGACTAGCTTTTTTGATTATTCCTGATTGCTATTTTAATGATATTTTATTATCTAAATATATGTCTGATATTTTTACTGATGGGTTGGTACAAAGGGTATTAGATCTTTATTTTAAAGAAGAAGTTTGGGAAGAGCAATTAATTAGACTAAAAGAGACGTATCAGGTCCGCTATGAAAGTATGATTGTTGCTTTAAGGGAATATTTACCCAATCAGATTGAGTTTGCAAAACCTAACGGTGGACTTAATATATGGCTAGAGTTACCTAGAGGTATATCTGCTAGTAAAATTAAGGATAAGTCTTTAAAAAAAGGAGTTAATATTGCTCCTGGGGCTGCTTTTTATTCTAATCAACCCCAGGTAAATAAAATTAGATTAAGCATAGCAGCAGTTAATAAGCAAGAAATTAAAGAAGGAGTCAAGAGGTTAGGGGCCTTATTACAACAAAAGTTAAATGATAAAGAAGATGATACTTGGGATAATTCAGTACTGCCTTTAGTATAG
- the pdxS gene encoding pyridoxal 5'-phosphate synthase lyase subunit PdxS, protein MSNRYGLNKNLAQMLKGGVIMDVTTPEEAKIAEEAGAVAVMALERVPADIRKEGGVARTSDPAMIKQIIDSVSIPVMAKARIGHFVEAQILEEIGVDYIDESEVLTPADEDNHIDKTKFDVPFVCGATSLNEALRRIGEGASMMRTKGEAGTGNVVEAVRHMRKVNSQIRQLTTMDSEELMAAAKEMRAPFDLVKYVAEHGELPVINFAAGGVATPADAAMMMQLGCDGVFVGSGIFKSGDPAKRADAIVKATAHYDDPAIIAEVSENIGEAMVGINIDTLDEDEKLAHRGW, encoded by the coding sequence ATGAGTAACAGATATGGATTAAATAAGAATTTGGCCCAAATGTTAAAAGGTGGAGTAATTATGGATGTAACTACTCCCGAAGAAGCAAAAATTGCTGAAGAAGCGGGAGCAGTAGCAGTTATGGCTTTAGAGAGAGTTCCAGCTGATATCCGTAAAGAAGGTGGAGTAGCTAGGACATCAGATCCAGCTATGATCAAACAAATTATTGATTCAGTTTCTATTCCGGTAATGGCTAAAGCTAGAATTGGACACTTTGTAGAGGCACAAATCTTAGAAGAAATTGGAGTTGATTACATAGATGAAAGTGAAGTATTGACTCCAGCTGATGAAGATAATCATATTGACAAAACAAAATTTGATGTACCTTTTGTCTGTGGAGCTACAAGCCTAAATGAAGCTTTACGCAGAATTGGTGAAGGAGCAAGTATGATGCGTACAAAGGGTGAGGCAGGAACTGGTAATGTAGTAGAAGCAGTTAGACATATGAGAAAAGTAAATTCTCAAATTAGACAATTAACTACTATGGATAGCGAAGAATTAATGGCTGCAGCTAAAGAAATGAGGGCACCATTTGATTTAGTAAAGTATGTAGCAGAACATGGTGAATTACCAGTTATCAATTTTGCTGCTGGTGGAGTTGCTACCCCAGCTGATGCTGCAATGATGATGCAACTTGGTTGTGATGGTGTATTTGTTGGCTCTGGAATCTTCAAATCTGGAGATCCTGCTAAGCGAGCTGACGCAATTGTTAAAGCTACTGCTCATTATGATGATCCAGCTATCATAGCAGAAGTATCTGAAAATATTGGTGAAGCAATGGTTGGTATTAATATCGATACCTTAGATGAAGATGAAAAATTAGCTCACAGAGGATGGTAA
- the pdxT gene encoding pyridoxal 5'-phosphate synthase glutaminase subunit PdxT, protein MITVGVLDLQGGVAEHLKSLEQIPEVNPIPVKKKEKLNNLDGLILPGGESTTMGKLINIFNLKEPIIKLAKQGTPIWGTCAGMILLAQKIKDETNHLGLMNITVQRNGYGNQLDSFVVKKAIPEISDKKIPLVFIRAPYITEVGPKAKILLKLNNKIVAVEEDNLLVTSFHPELEDDLTMHHYFIEKIKNNSI, encoded by the coding sequence ATGATCACAGTAGGAGTACTAGATCTACAAGGAGGGGTTGCAGAACACCTTAAATCATTGGAGCAAATTCCAGAAGTCAATCCCATCCCAGTTAAAAAAAAAGAAAAACTAAATAACTTAGATGGATTAATTTTACCTGGTGGCGAAAGTACAACTATGGGAAAATTGATCAATATTTTTAATCTCAAGGAACCTATCATTAAATTAGCTAAACAAGGCACCCCGATTTGGGGAACTTGTGCAGGTATGATTTTATTAGCTCAAAAAATAAAAGACGAAACAAATCATCTAGGTCTAATGAATATTACAGTCCAAAGAAATGGTTATGGTAATCAATTAGATAGTTTTGTAGTTAAAAAAGCAATCCCTGAAATTTCTGATAAGAAGATTCCATTAGTCTTTATTAGAGCACCATATATTACAGAAGTTGGCCCTAAAGCTAAGATATTACTTAAATTAAATAATAAAATCGTAGCTGTTGAAGAAGATAATTTATTAGTTACTTCTTTTCATCCGGAATTAGAGGATGATTTAACTATGCATCACTACTTTATAGAAAAAATTAAAAATAATTCTATATAA
- the pfkB gene encoding 1-phosphofructokinase: MITTLTINAAVDYTVKAKKLKPGQENEVEFSWKSAAGKGINVAKDITKLGGKAKAIACLGGPSGQYIADALEKKGIESDISWIDNETRVNMKVIDKSGIETKINQGGPIISSKTIEEVKDKTLQAASNSEIIILSGSLPSSVPQDIYQELITKLNNTKTKVFLDTSGEALRLALQAKPTLIKPNIYELESVYGSNLSLDEVIKASKGLVKDGIEMVVVSMGARGALLVTDKKVIQAIPPKVKPVSTVGAGDSMVAAMALSYLSNKDIVESFRFTIAVSVATILEVGTETPILSKVGKWMDKVKIREL, translated from the coding sequence TTGATTACAACTTTAACTATTAATGCAGCAGTAGATTATACCGTAAAGGCTAAAAAGTTAAAGCCGGGTCAAGAAAATGAAGTAGAATTTTCTTGGAAGAGTGCAGCAGGAAAAGGAATTAATGTAGCTAAAGATATTACTAAGTTAGGAGGTAAGGCCAAGGCAATTGCTTGTTTAGGTGGGCCAAGTGGTCAATATATTGCTGATGCATTAGAAAAGAAAGGAATAGAATCAGATATTAGTTGGATAGATAATGAAACCCGAGTCAATATGAAGGTAATTGATAAATCGGGAATAGAGACCAAGATTAATCAAGGAGGGCCAATTATCTCGTCAAAAACAATCGAGGAGGTTAAAGATAAAACCTTACAAGCAGCTTCTAATAGTGAGATTATTATATTATCAGGAAGTTTACCTTCTAGTGTACCACAGGATATTTATCAGGAACTAATTACAAAACTTAATAATACTAAAACCAAAGTTTTTTTAGATACTTCTGGGGAAGCACTAAGGTTGGCCCTGCAAGCTAAACCTACTTTGATAAAACCAAATATTTATGAACTAGAGTCTGTTTATGGTTCAAACCTATCATTAGATGAAGTTATTAAAGCAAGTAAAGGATTAGTTAAGGATGGTATTGAAATGGTAGTAGTTTCTATGGGAGCCAGGGGAGCTCTTTTAGTTACAGATAAAAAGGTAATCCAAGCAATCCCACCTAAAGTTAAACCAGTAAGTACAGTAGGGGCTGGGGATAGTATGGTAGCTGCAATGGCACTTAGTTATTTATCAAATAAAGATATTGTAGAAAGTTTTAGGTTTACTATAGCTGTTAGTGTAGCAACTATATTAGAGGTTGGAACAGAGACACCTATATTATCTAAAGTAGGAAAATGGATGGATAAAGTTAAGATTAGAGAATTGTAA